The proteins below come from a single Rosa rugosa chromosome 2, drRosRugo1.1, whole genome shotgun sequence genomic window:
- the LOC133734852 gene encoding uncharacterized protein LOC133734852, translated as MMMMKKKKNHWDFLEEIEAPMWVDLTLEVDSNKQDGDDDWFYTSHLFHQCSSRELKIAFSHSGEESTALNLDLLGPSSPKLPSSVSRSRGKNYVSKKWRGDNQVVPIDKRHPVNVLSGTSSCVTSESSNNMKTKPSYAHLKGTSRSKSSWVSKSSSIGNGMPSCSQPISSCGDSTSTEKKADESNTASAITHESGQQQQQNMGKSSHPLSQASALLSLLKTGMRKSCVTRQASRVEINGDRRQSRGRNSSSGKSSVGSSSNPCYDVGSATSTSMQYKERTPDSRNMTRLSIAAKNKVKVSEASKTSTNKIEQGTSNYRMEPNTGKSTYRQAAKPKVQVQTLRRKPLAPVRVDENKLITATIKSKEKPVVGGSYRLAASGIENVKGLAASNKKENIVKGKATGSRTQKCNSKGVAAGTNVTGQKGTRNSIQQGHDRTGLAGKENIRVKSRLVSVKDISQRPHFR; from the exons atgatgatgatgaagaagaagaagaatcactGGGATTTTCTG GAAGAAATTGAAGCTCCTATGTGGGTGGATCTCACATTAGAAGTCGATTCGAACAAGCAAGATGG TGATGATGATTGGTTTTACACAAGCCACTT GTTCCACCAATGTTCTTCTCGTGAGTTGAAGATTGCGTTTTCTCATTCTGGGGAGGAGAGTACGGCCTTAAACTTGGACTTACTTGGACCATCTTCGCCAAAGCTTCCATCTTCTGTGTCTAGATCAAGAGGCAAAAACTATGTGAGCAAGAAATGGAGAGGGGACAACCAGGTTGTTCCGATAGATAAGCGACACCCTGTCAATGTTCTGAGTGGGACATCTTCCTGCGTGACTTCGGAATCCAGTAATAACATGAAAACCAAACCAAGCTATGCACATCTGAAAGGAACTTCCCGTTCAAAGTCAAGTTGGGTTTCTAAAAGCAGCTCAATTGGAAATGGCATGCCAAGTTGCTCTCAGCCAATATCTTCTTGTGGGGATTCAACGTCTACGGAAAAGAAAGCAGATGAAAGCAATACAGCAAGCGCAATTACACATGAGAGTGGTCAGCAGCAACAGCAGAATATGGGAAAATCAAGTCACCCTCTAAGTCAAGCAAGTGCGCTTTTGTCACTCCTAAAGACTGGTATGAGGAAAAGCTGTGTTACAAGACAAGCATCTAGAGTGGAGATTAATGGCGACAGAAGACAATCAAGAGGACGTAACTCTTCATCCGGCAAGTCTAGTGTTGGGTCATCTTCAAATCCTTGTTATGATGTCGGGAGTGCAACATCTACATCAATGCAATACAAAGAAAGAACACCAGACAGCAGAAATATGACAAGATTAAGTATTGCAGCCAAGAACAAAGTAAAAGTTTCTGAAGCATCTAAAACATCTACTAATAAGATTGAGCAAGGGACTTCTAACTACAGAATGGAACCTAATACTGGGAAGTCTACCTATCGGCAAGCAGCAAAACCAAAG GTTCAAGTTCAGACTCTCAGAAGGAAACCTTTGGCGCCAGTTAGAGTTGATGAAAACAAGTTAATTACTGCTACTATAAAGTCCAAAGAGAAACCAGTAGTTGGTGGGTCTTACAGATTGGCTGCCTCAGGGATAGAGAATGTGAAAGGGCTGGCTGCATCTAATAAAAAAGAGAATATTGTGAAAGGGAAAGCCACTGGGAGTCGGACTCAGAAATGCAATAGCAAAGGTGTTGCTGCCGGAACCAATGTTACTGGTCAGAAAGGGACAAGAAATAGCATTCAGCAAGGACATGACAGAACAGGACTGGCTGGAAAG GAGAATATCCGTGTCAAAAGCCGATTGGTAAGCGTGAAGGATATTTCCCAGAGACCCCATTTCAGATGA